The nucleotide sequence ATGATAACACTTATAGAAGAGATGTCCTTTAATGCTGTTCCTTCGCTAGAAACCCTGTTTTATGATGGCTGGATAATCCGTCTTTCCAAAGGCTATACCAAAAGAGCTAATTCAGTTAATCCACTTTATCCCTCTACTCTTGATATCAATTCAAAAATAGATAAATGTGAAAATCTATTCCATCATAAAAATCTGCCCATAATATTTAAGCTTACCTCAGGAGACTTCCATCAAGGCTTAGATAGCACATTAAAGGAAAAGGGCTATACTTCTATAGAACCTACCAGTGTCCGAGTGCTGGATATAAGAAATATTCCATCTCCAACTATTAACAGCATAAAAATATCTTCATCTCTGGAAGACAGATGGTTAATGGATTATTGCAGATTCAGTGACATAAGTCCCCAACATATGTATATTGTAAAGACAACTCTTGCCTCAATAATACCCGAAAAGTATTTTATCACTCTTATGGACAAAGATATACCCGTTGCCTGCGGTATGGGTGTATTAGAAAACAACTATATAGGCTTGTTTAACTTAGTTGTGGACAAGCGGTTTAGAGAAAAAGGCTATGGTCAGCAATTGCTTCTTAACCTATTGAACTTAGGAAGAGACAAAGGTGCCCAATACTCTTATCTTCAGGTCATGATTAGAAACATTCCCGCTGTTCATCTATATAATAAGTTTGGCTTTAAAGAAAAATATAGATATTGGTATAGGGTAAAACTATAAAGTAAGTTTAAAAACCTCTTCTATTGTAAAGAATGTAAACATAAGATTTATTATCCAAGCTATATTAGGATAAAAATTACGATAGAGAGGTATTAATATGTCAAATCTACCCTTAAAGGATTATAAGCCTGAAAGTAGTGATTACCTTCAAGGCACTATTAAAAATTTGGAACTCCTTATTAATAAAGAAAATA is from Clostridium thermarum and encodes:
- a CDS encoding GNAT family N-acetyltransferase — translated: MITLIEEMSFNAVPSLETLFYDGWIIRLSKGYTKRANSVNPLYPSTLDINSKIDKCENLFHHKNLPIIFKLTSGDFHQGLDSTLKEKGYTSIEPTSVRVLDIRNIPSPTINSIKISSSLEDRWLMDYCRFSDISPQHMYIVKTTLASIIPEKYFITLMDKDIPVACGMGVLENNYIGLFNLVVDKRFREKGYGQQLLLNLLNLGRDKGAQYSYLQVMIRNIPAVHLYNKFGFKEKYRYWYRVKL